ACCCCCGAGCGGGAGCGGAGGAGGCGAGCGAGGCGCCCCAGGTAGCTGCGTCTACCCGTCCGAGCTGGCGCGTGCCGGGTCAGGAGATCCGGAAGCCCAGCTGCGCCAGGGCGGCCTTCACCCAATCCTTGAGGGACGCGGTCTCGAACGGGGTGGCCTCGCGCTTGGGGTACTTCTTCTCGAAGTAGCTCACCGCGGCGATGCCCATGGCGAAGGCGGTGCCACCACTCGCCGCGCCCTTGATCAGCCAGCCCACGAGGGGAATCTGGCCCACCGTCTCACCCAGCACCGAGGTGGCCACCGTGCGCACGACGATGCCCGTGCCCAGCGTGGGCACGAGCGCGAGCGCCTCGCCGAGCGTGAGCGTCTCTCCGTAGATGCCGGCCACGTGGTAGATCATGTAGGCCTCGATGGCCGACGTGAGCGCCGTGTGCGCTCCCGGGATGGGCAGCGGGATGGCTCCCGCCGCCGCCGCGCGCGTCGCGCTCTCCTCGACCCAATTGCGTGCCGCCTTCTCCGCGTTCATCGGTGTCCCCCTTACATCCGGACCAACGTTGGAGGGGCGCACCTTATCGGCTCGGAACGTGCGCGGCTACTCCAGGGACGTCCACAGCTCGTCGAAGGCGCGGCAGAAGGCCTGCACGAGCCGGGGATCATCCGACACGAGCACATTCTCGTGGTTCTCGGACGCGGCCGAGCGGGTCCAGTTGTAGCTGCCGGTGAGCAGGCGCATCCGGTCGAACACCGCGAACTTGTGGTGCATGTGCGCCTCGGTGCGGTCCAGGCGCACGGGAATGCCCGCCTCGCGCAGCCGATGGACGTCCGAGCCTGGATCCAGGGCCTTGTCGTCGTCCGACACCACGCGCAGCCGCAAGCCGCGCGCGTGCGCCTCGAGCAGCACCCGGGTGATGCGATCATCCGTGAGGGTGAAGACACACACGTCCGCGCTGCCCCGGGCCTCGCCGATGAGCCGCACGATGGTGCGCAGCGGGCCCTCTCCCGGACTGAACTGGACATCCACCTGGCTCGCCTCGCGCGCGGGCAGCAGCGTCTTCACCATGTCCTCCAGCCAGGTGATGACCTGGCGGGCCCGATGGTCGGAGACGGAGTCGCGCGCCAGCTCGAACGCCCGTGAGCGGAAGAGCGCCAGGAGGGCTTCACTCGCCTTGCGCTCCTCCAACACGGCCTGGAGCGCCTGCTTCTCGGTCCGGGTGAGCTTCCGATCCTCCAGGGTGGCGGAGAGGATGGCGTCGATGTCGGCGGCGTTCATGGGCGGCTCCCGGGCGAATCCAGCCTGGGAAGACTACCAGGGGTGTCCGGGAGGATGCCGGGCTGGACGGTGGGGAGAGACGCACCGTGTCATCGACTCATGACGCACGCGTACATGTTTATTATGATATTCATGTTTTTCGCTTATTGACCTGGTTCCCTGTTGTGTGACAGACACGCGCCGTTCACCCAACCAGACATCTGTCTTGTTCGAGGAGTGCGCGATGCAAATCAACGACAGCTCGTACCAGGGAGAGAAGGGGACGTGGCGCCGGGGCCTGTTCGCGGGAGCGGCGTTCGGACTGGCGGCGCTTTGCGGCTTCTCGCCGTCCGAGGCCCACGCGCTCAACATGCTCAAGACGAGCGGGCGCAACATCGTGGACTCCACCACGGGCGCCGTCGTGCGGCTGCGTGGCGTCAACCTGGGCGGCTGGCTGGTGCAGGAGCGGTGGATGACGCCGCTGGACAGCGGCAACCTCCCGGACACCTACAGCGTCATGAAGGAACTGGACCGGCGCTTTGGCGTGGCCACCGAGCAGAGCCTGATGAAGACGTATCAGGACAATTGGATCACCACCACGGACCTGGATAACATCCGCGCCGGTGGCTACAACGTCGTGCGCGTTCCGGTGTGGTGGGGCAACTTCTACGCGCTCGACAACGTGTCCAACTCGGGCTGGCGCGCGGATGCCTTCGAGAAGCTGGACTGGATCGTGAACAACGCGGGGGCTCGCGGCCTCTACGTCATCATCGACATGCACGGCGTGGTGGGCGGGCAGAGCCTGTCGGACACCACCGGCCAGGCCAACCGCAACGAGTACTGGGTCAATGGCAGCCACCAGGGCAACACCGCGTGGATGTGGTGGCAGATCGCCAACCACTTCAAGGGCAACGGCACGGTGGCGGGGTATGATCTCATCAACGAGCCCATCGGCGCGCCGAGCGCCTCGGCCGTGTGGAGCGCCTACGACAGCCTCTACAAGAGCGTGCGCTCCGTGGATCCCGCCCACATGATCTTCCTGGAGGGCGCCTACGGGAACTGGAACTGGAACATGCTGCCCAACCCCGCGCAGTACGGTTGGACCAACGTGGTCTACGAGATGCACGAGTACCAGTACAACGGCAGCGCGGCCCAGGTGCAGCAGGGCGCCACCAACCAGGTGACGGACTTCAACAACCACGCCTCGTGGAACGTCCCCGGCTACATCGGTGAGTTCAACTCCATGGGCACCGGCGCCTCCACCTGGGCGGCCACGAAGAAGACGTACGACAACGCGGGCCTGAGCTGGACCATGTGGTCCTACAAGGCCACCCACGGCCTCGTGCCGGACAGCTGGGGCTGGTACGACCCGACCTGGTGGCCCGCCACGCCCAACATCTCCACGGACTCGGCCGCCACCATCTCCAGCAAGTGGCAGCAGTGGAAGACGACCACGTCCTTCGGCAAGAACACCTCCATCAGCATGTAGTCCGTCCGGAAGGGGGCTCCCCCCGGAGCCCCTTTCCCGCTCAGGGGCAGTCGTAGCGGAGAAGGTGTCAGACGATTCGTAGGAGCAGGGTGGCGGAGAGGATGGCGTCGATGTCGGCGACGTTCATGGGCGGCTCCCGGGCGAATCCAGCCCGGGAAGACTACCAGGGGTGTCCGGGAGGGTGCCGAGTTGGACGGAGGGACGTGCGGCCCCGGTAGCGGCTGCAACTGATTCCCAGAGGGGAGCTTCCAAAAGGAGCCTGCGTATATGAGAGGCTCCAGGCTGGCCTCGGAGAGGGGCTGCCTTGCCGGGTAGGGCAGGGCGGCGCGGGCGGCACGGGCCTCGTCGTCGGTGGGACTCGGGCGGTGGGTGAGGAGCGCCTCGGGCTCCTCGAGGGCGACGGCCTCGCGCACGGAGGCCATCTACTTCTCTCGTCCTTCATGCGTCCACGCCTGTCCGGCATCGTTGCCCTGGTGCGACTCACCGCCGGGTGGCTTCATCGATTGAGCTGGCTTGCGCTCCTGTTGCTCCTCACGGGATGCGCTGCGCGGTTTCCCTCCACGGCTCCCCGGTGGTACGGGCAGAGCAGTTCTCGGACCGTCGACATCGACGTCGAGGCGGCCACGCCTCGACAGGCGGAAGCGCTGCGACGCGGCGGCGTCCAACTGCCTCGGGTCTCCGAGTGGACCGCCGACCCTCGCGAGCATCGTGATTTCATCGATCTCCGAGTCACGGCTGTGGGCTTTGGCCTCACCGAGGGTGGCTATCTCCTCTACTGCGAGGGGTTACCGCTGCCCGTCCTCATCCCGGAGTCCCAGGTCGACCTGGGAGTGACGAGCGCCGAGCCGCTTCATGCCTCCATCTACCCGGACCGGGACACCGCCCTGGCGGATCTGGCGGTCAGCACCTCGGATGCAGGACAGCCGAGGTATGCGTGCCTGGGGTCAAGCCGCTGCAGCGGCCTGTTGGCTCCAGTTCCACCCAGAATGCGCAACTCCAGGCGGACATCCAATACCTACGGCAGATAGGCGCCACGAACATCCGGGTCAATCAACAACAAATCACGTACAACAATGGCCAGCGCGTCGGAGTCACGGCCACTGGGAAGGCGTCTTCCATGCCAGCCGATCCTCAGGGCCGGGGCGCCGGGGGAATGGATTTCGGAGCCCAGAGCAGCCCCAATTCCAGCGGCTCGGCGTCGAAGGGCTCGGCGCGGATTGTCTCCTCCCCTGTGTGACGAGCGGCCAGCGTCCAGCCCTTCCTTCCCCGGCGGTACACCTCGAGGGAGTGGGCCCGGGGGTCCACGAGCCAGGAGTGCCTCACGCCTTCCTGGTGATAGAGGGCGGGTTTGCGCCCCCGGTCCAGCGCGGCCGTGGATGGGGAGAGCACCTCGCACACCCAATCGGGCGCGACGTCGAAGAAGGGGTCATCCCGCTCCAGCAGCCCCGGCACCCGCTCCCGGCGCCAGCCCGCCAGATCCGGCACCAGCACCTGGCGGCCCAGGTGCAATTCCGGTTCGAGCAGGAGCCACCATCCCCCGGGTCCCCCCTGCCCGAGGTCGAAGGTGTTACCCAACCGGGCCATGAGCACCGTGGTCGCTCGGGCATGCCACTTCGCCGGCCGGGGAAAGGCCCACAGCTCGTCGTCGATGATTTCCCCCACCCATCCGGGCGGAAGGGCCTCGATGTCCTCGTGGTGGCTGGACGCCTTCCCCGACCCATGTTCGCTCCTCGCCCTGGCGCTCCCGCCAGACTCCTCCCATCATACCGGAGGGGGTGACATGGGTGGTAGGATCGAGCCGACTGGGGGGACGTGCGGCCCATCGCAACACTTGCCCTGGTACTCGGCCTGATTGCTGAAGCAGGGGGGCTTCTTCTCCAACGCCACCCAGCAGCCCTTGTTGATCTCCACCTCGCCCTTGTTGGTCTCACAGGGAGGCACGGCCTGTTTCGTCCAGGGCTTTTCGGGGAGAGGGTAGGCGATGGCGTCCGGGTCCGGCTTGCTCCGGTCGATGAAGTCCGACTCCCGTCGCAGGGCATCCTCGATGGCCCAGACACGAGTCCCGACATGGGGATGCGCGGCGTCCAGCCTCGTGAAGATGAACAGGCCGAACCCGCCCAAGCCGAGCATTGAGCCGAGGACGTAGAGCACCTTGACCCAGGCGGGTGCTTGGAAGTTCGGCACCCCGTGGTGCTGCGTGTTGTGGATGACGATGTCGCCCTTCACGAAATACCCCGTGTTGACGCCGACGACGGTGTCGGCGCCCGAGGCATGCACGAGTAGTCTCGGAGCTCGTTCCTGCAACGCCCGCTGGAGGTTGCTCAGCTCCTCACGCAGCGTCACGTCGCGTGCCGCTGCTTCCTCGAGCCGGGACCGAAGCCACTGTTTGCGCTCCTCCTTCCCCACGCCACCGTCACGAGGTCTGGCTTGTGGCGAGCCAGGGCCTCGGCGGTCGACCGCCCGGGGACACCACCCCGGGGCGCATGCTTCAGCGGGGTTCGAGCCCGCGTGCCCTCAACGGAGCGAGCACCTCGGTCTCCATCGACTTGCGCGCGAGGTCCAGGTAGGCCCGCGACTTCATCCACCCGAGTGCATGGATCTCGGCGGGCTCCTCCTCTGCCTGTGCGGCGACGCGGGCCTGGTTCTCCCGGACCGCGGCGATCGTCTTCCCCGCCGCCTCGCGGAGCACCTCCCGCTCGTCCTCCTCCAGCATGGGCAGTGCCCAGTCCAGGAACATCCACCCGAACTGCCCGTGCGCGGCCTCGTCCTTCACGATCCGTCCCAGCACCGCCTTCACCAGCGGGTGCGTCGCGGAGCGCCAGGTGCCTCGGAGCAGGGGGATGGAGATGGCTTCGCCCACGCAGAAGTAGCGGACGACGAGCTCCGCTGCCTGCGCGAGCGCACGGCCCGGCTGGGGCGGTGGAACCATCCCCAGCGGATCATGCAGGAGGGGGATGCCTCCGCCCAGCTCGCTCGCCAGCCGCGCGCACAGCTCGACGTGGACCATCTCGTCGAGTGGGAAGCGGCATGCCATGGAGATGAGATCCAACGGCGCCCGCGCGGCGATGAGCGCCTGCAGCGTCGCGGTGCACGCGGCGGCGGTGCGGTGCTCCTGGAAGGCGGCCTCGGTCCAGGCCCTCCGCGCCGCGAGGACGAGGTGTTCGGGAAACTCCTCCGGGCGGAGCGTCCCCCAGGGGAGTGCCTCCACCTCGGGCCGGAGCTTGCGGTAGCGGCGCTCGACGTTGCCTCCGAGCATCCCCAGCTCGAACAGCTCCTCGCCGGGGACGTGGGGCAGGACGAACGTACTCATTGACCGCCGTCCGCGGTGCCGCCATCCCCGGTACCGCCATCCGAGCCCGCATCCAGACCGCCATCCACGCCCGCGTCAGGGCCCGGCTCGCAGTAGGGCTCATTGTTCGGGTTGTCATCGCACGGCGGTGGCGCGACGAGATTGCCGGAGATGAGGCACCCACTGGCCATCTTCACGAGTGCGACGCCCGCGGTGGCGAGCAGCAGGGGGCGGGTGGTGCGCTGGGAGGGTCTGCGGCCCTGGGGAAGATCTGCCATGTCGTTCTCCTCGTACCCGGGTCGTTGCCCGGTTCCGGGAGCAAGCCTATCGGAAGGATGGATGCACGGTTAACTGCACCGAAGTGGCAAAGCTCCAGGTGCAGCGCCACGACGTCACCGTCTTCGGAGCCAGTAAGCGAGGAGCACCAGCGCGGGAGCCATCCCTGGCGAACTCGGCAAACACGAGGTACTCGCCGGGAGGGAAGTGGACACCGCATGAGGTGTTACCGTTCAGGGCCTTCACTTCGATCTCGGTCTGCGTGGGCCCCTTCCAGACCGTGGTGACCTGAAAGCGGGCGGTATTCAAGTAGGCCGCCTCGCCGAACGAGAATTGAGAACTGCGCCTATAGATCGAAATTGGTGGGCAACATGACAACGTCTCGGATGGTCATTCCGCGCGGTCGCGTGAGCATGAACCGAACAACGTCCGCCACCTCACTGGCCTCCAGCAGGCTGCCTGATTCCTTTGCTTCCTTGAGCTTTTCGGGTGGCCAGTCGGCGAGCAGCGCGCTGATCACCGGGCCAGGGGAGATCGAGCCGACGCGCAGGCCGTGCTTGAACACCTGGCGCCGCACGGTCTGGACAAAGCAATTGATCGCCCATTTGGACGACGCATAGACTGGCTCCCACGGCGTCGGGTAGTGAGCTGCCAGCGAACTCGTGATGATGATGTCCCCGGTCCGGCGCTGGATCATGTGCGGCAGCACGTCGTGCACATTCTTCATCACCACGTTGACGTTCAGGTTCAGCATCCGGTCGATTGCGTGCGTGTCGGCGTCGACAAGGTCGCCCCCCACATACGTCCCGGCATTCGCGTGCAGGATGTCGATCCGCCCTGTCGTCTCCAACACTCGAGGCACCAGCGTCGCACAGTCCCTGGGATCGAGCAGGTCGACGACCAGGGGAATCGCCGTGTCGCCGTACTGGCTGCAAATCGCCTGGAGTGCGGCCTCATTGCGGTCCACCAGCACGACGCGCGCGCCTTCAGCCAGCATCATCGCGCTGCTCGCCAGCCCAATGCCCGACGCCGCTCCCGTGACGACGGCCACCTTGCCTTCAAACTCCTTGGTCATGACGTTTCTTTCCTGTCACTGCGCTGTGGTACGTATGTCGCAAGAGACTTCCCGGGGCTCTGCGGCGGGCCGGTCGAGCGAGCAGATCAGCGTCGGCGAGGAGGCCAGCAGCCACGCCAGGCCCGCGGGGAGCGCCAGGAGGAGCAGGCCGACGCCCAGCGCGCGCAGCCGCGCGAGGGCCAGGCCCGTGCGAGGTGTCAGCGTCTCCGCGGGGGTCCACAGCGACACGGCCAGCCCTCCGAGGTAGCCGCCCACGTCTGACGCCGCGGTCAACATCACCCTCACTCCCGTGAATGATGCGCCCGTGGCCATTGCCCAGGACGTGTCCACTCCCGCGAACACGTCGCGGGCCATCACGCTCACGGGGAGTGACGTGGACAGCCTTCAAGGTGAATGACGCGTCCCTGGACTCCAGCCCGGCCACGGTGCGCATCTCCATCACGTCGAGTGCGTCCACACTCGAGGCCGGCAAGTCGCTGTAGGCCCCAGCTCCCTCTCCCTCTGGGAGAGGGTAGTGTCGGAGGCCATGCATGGAACGAAGAAGCTGTGTCTCCTGACGCTGGCCCTGGGGTTATCGGCCTGTGTCTCCTCCAATGGCGCGCGGATCTCGGACTTCTCCCTGCGCGGCGAGATCCCCACGGACCCGGAGGGGTTCGATCTGGCCCTCTACGAGACCCTGGGCACCCGCTTCACCACGGGCAACCAGGTGGAGTGGATCGACAACGGCGCGCTCTTCGAACTCATCGAGAAGGACGTGCGCACGGCGAAATCCTCCATCAACATCGTGCTGTTCATCTGGCGCTCCGGTCAGCCTGGGGACTCGCTCGCCGAGCAGATCGCCGCGCGCACGAAGACGGGCGTCGTCTGCCGGGTGCTGCTGGATCCGTTTGGAAGCACCGACCTGGAGATCGTGAAGCCCCAGTTGGAGCGGGCAGGCTGTGACGTGCGCGTCTTCCGGCCCCTGCCCGCCGACGAGACGCTGGGGCGCAACCACCGCAAGCTCGTCATCGTGGATGGGCGCGTCGGGTACACGGGCGGCTTCGGGGTCCACACGAGCTGGCTCGGGGACGCACGCAACGAGAAGGAGTGGCGGGACGTCGCGATACGGGCCGAGGGGCCCGTCGTGGCGCAGATGCAGCAGGCGTTCGCGGAGAACTGGCAGGAGATGGGGGGCGTGCTGCTGCCCGCCTCGGACTTCGCGGCCATGTACGCGCCCCCCAAGCCCGGAGGCGCGCGCGCCGCCTTCATCACCAGCACGCCCAACCCGGAGCTGACCCGCGCCGAGCGCAGCATCCTCCTGATGTGCAAGGCGGCCCGCAAGCGGCTGTGGATCGGCCAGTCGTACTTCACGCCCACCTCCACGCTGCTCGCGCTCCTGGTGGATCAGGCGCACGCGGGGGTGGACACGCGGGTGCTCACCCCCGGTGACAAGAACGACCAGCCCGTCATCACCGCCTTCCAGCGGAGGTCCTACCCGGACCTCGCCACCGCGGGCGTGCGCATCTGGGAGTGGCCCATCTCCATGATGCACTCCAAGGTCATCCTCGCGGACGACCACCTGGTCATGGTGGGCTCCATCAACTTCGACATCCTCTCCTTCCGGTTGCTGGAGGAGGGGGCGCTCATCGTCGACGACGAGGCCTTCGCCAGACAGGCGGAGCGCGCCTTCCTCTCCGACTTCCAGAAGTCCGTCGAGGTCAGCCTGCCCTGGACCCACTCGCGCGAGGGCGAGAAGAAGTAGCCCGTCCAGAGGTGTGCCGGTCCGGCCGTGATGAATCCGCTTGCAAAGCGATTGGGCCCTGAACACTCAATCGTGCCGTTCCCACCTGAGGA
The DNA window shown above is from Cystobacter fuscus DSM 2262 and carries:
- a CDS encoding DUF697 domain-containing protein codes for the protein MNAEKAARNWVEESATRAAAAGAIPLPIPGAHTALTSAIEAYMIYHVAGIYGETLTLGEALALVPTLGTGIVVRTVATSVLGETVGQIPLVGWLIKGAASGGTAFAMGIAAVSYFEKKYPKREATPFETASLKDWVKAALAQLGFRIS
- a CDS encoding Uma2 family endonuclease; translation: MGEIIDDELWAFPRPAKWHARATTVLMARLGNTFDLGQGGPGGWWLLLEPELHLGRQVLVPDLAGWRRERVPGLLERDDPFFDVAPDWVCEVLSPSTAALDRGRKPALYHQEGVRHSWLVDPRAHSLEVYRRGRKGWTLAARHTGEETIRAEPFDAEPLELGLLWAPKSIPPAPRP
- a CDS encoding phospholipase D-like domain-containing protein, whose amino-acid sequence is MNAADIDAILSATLEDRKLTRTEKQALQAVLEERKASEALLALFRSRAFELARDSVSDHRARQVITWLEDMVKTLLPAREASQVDVQFSPGEGPLRTIVRLIGEARGSADVCVFTLTDDRITRVLLEAHARGLRLRVVSDDDKALDPGSDVHRLREAGIPVRLDRTEAHMHHKFAVFDRMRLLTGSYNWTRSAASENHENVLVSDDPRLVQAFCRAFDELWTSLE
- a CDS encoding ferritin-like domain-containing protein, giving the protein MSTFVLPHVPGEELFELGMLGGNVERRYRKLRPEVEALPWGTLRPEEFPEHLVLAARRAWTEAAFQEHRTAAACTATLQALIAARAPLDLISMACRFPLDEMVHVELCARLASELGGGIPLLHDPLGMVPPPQPGRALAQAAELVVRYFCVGEAISIPLLRGTWRSATHPLVKAVLGRIVKDEAAHGQFGWMFLDWALPMLEEDEREVLREAAGKTIAAVRENQARVAAQAEEEPAEIHALGWMKSRAYLDLARKSMETEVLAPLRARGLEPR
- a CDS encoding phospholipase D-like domain-containing protein — translated: MHGTKKLCLLTLALGLSACVSSNGARISDFSLRGEIPTDPEGFDLALYETLGTRFTTGNQVEWIDNGALFELIEKDVRTAKSSINIVLFIWRSGQPGDSLAEQIAARTKTGVVCRVLLDPFGSTDLEIVKPQLERAGCDVRVFRPLPADETLGRNHRKLVIVDGRVGYTGGFGVHTSWLGDARNEKEWRDVAIRAEGPVVAQMQQAFAENWQEMGGVLLPASDFAAMYAPPKPGGARAAFITSTPNPELTRAERSILLMCKAARKRLWIGQSYFTPTSTLLALLVDQAHAGVDTRVLTPGDKNDQPVITAFQRRSYPDLATAGVRIWEWPISMMHSKVILADDHLVMVGSINFDILSFRLLEEGALIVDDEAFARQAERAFLSDFQKSVEVSLPWTHSREGEKK
- a CDS encoding glycoside hydrolase family 5 protein, encoding MQINDSSYQGEKGTWRRGLFAGAAFGLAALCGFSPSEAHALNMLKTSGRNIVDSTTGAVVRLRGVNLGGWLVQERWMTPLDSGNLPDTYSVMKELDRRFGVATEQSLMKTYQDNWITTTDLDNIRAGGYNVVRVPVWWGNFYALDNVSNSGWRADAFEKLDWIVNNAGARGLYVIIDMHGVVGGQSLSDTTGQANRNEYWVNGSHQGNTAWMWWQIANHFKGNGTVAGYDLINEPIGAPSASAVWSAYDSLYKSVRSVDPAHMIFLEGAYGNWNWNMLPNPAQYGWTNVVYEMHEYQYNGSAAQVQQGATNQVTDFNNHASWNVPGYIGEFNSMGTGASTWAATKKTYDNAGLSWTMWSYKATHGLVPDSWGWYDPTWWPATPNISTDSAATISSKWQQWKTTTSFGKNTSISM
- a CDS encoding SDR family oxidoreductase; this translates as MTKEFEGKVAVVTGAASGIGLASSAMMLAEGARVVLVDRNEAALQAICSQYGDTAIPLVVDLLDPRDCATLVPRVLETTGRIDILHANAGTYVGGDLVDADTHAIDRMLNLNVNVVMKNVHDVLPHMIQRRTGDIIITSSLAAHYPTPWEPVYASSKWAINCFVQTVRRQVFKHGLRVGSISPGPVISALLADWPPEKLKEAKESGSLLEASEVADVVRFMLTRPRGMTIRDVVMLPTNFDL